The following are from one region of the Fusarium keratoplasticum isolate Fu6.1 chromosome 4, whole genome shotgun sequence genome:
- a CDS encoding Phosphoinositide phospholipase C: MQGQQQQEEKQQRVVDARQPRPVRRQRITSRLQHHFIALSFLRSLLDLTSSKKERKRKRLSRHLKMPLPLQAGGGASETSRSLSSVDPVVRAHLVKVFESLVDREDGTWSHEAIYSFVQKTQQLDPSTTVDELLARESLDLDGFIAFMTSSLAAATTPPKPQDLSYPLAAYFISSSHNTYLTGNQLSSDSSTRPYTETLLRGGRCIEIDVWDGDESDAEGTSSPSSSDEEAGKPIRRIKKKKSTFSKLKAKLGKTTIDDDAEADPASASGAGAESPEPEVAVVEPRVLHGYTLTKEVSFRAVCEAIRESAFVVSDLPVIVSLEVHCTPAQQMCMVRIMKEVWEGLLVPEPEGDPDTLPSPDSLRRKLIVKVKYAPPGTEAPLEDSEDDDRPAPPGAAAAAAKKVSKVIQELSRMGFYSRGVSFKSLSQPEAGMPTHIFSLSEKKVIDVHEKQASDLFNHNRHFLMRTYPWGLRIKSSNLDPAIFWRKGIQVVALNWQRWDEGMMLNEGMFAGTGGYVLKPPGYRPNRSKGDDDEDDASFNTITRKTLHLTITVLAAQNIPLPPGDTSARGFEPYVKVELHVEGPDEFHGGPIPNDGHEREGEYKARTRTHRGQAPDFGGERLDFPPVPHVVDELSWVRFTVRDDEIGKDDLAAWACVRLDRLGQGYRFVHLMDCEGRVTEGVVLVKVDKKLV, from the exons ATgcaggggcagcagcagcaggaagagaagcagcagcgTGTGGTGGACGCCCGCCAGCCAAGGCCTGTTCGACGACAGCGAATAACTTCACGTCTGCAACACCACTTCATCGCCCTCTCATTTTTACGCTCGCTGCTCGATCTCACGTCATCAAAGAAGGAACGGAAACGCAAGAGACTCTCTCGTCATCTTAAGATGCCTCTTCCCCTACAGGCTGGCGGCGGTGCCAGCGAGACGTCCCGCTCTCTTTCGAGCGTCGACCCCGTCGTGCGTGCGCACCtggtcaaggtctttgagtCTCTGGTTGACCGTGAGGATGGCACCTGGAGTCATGAGGCGATCTACTCGTTCGTACAGAAGACGCAGCAGCTCGACCCTTCGACCACCGTCGACGAACTGCTCGCCCGCGAGTCGCTCGACCTCGACGGCTTCATCGCCTTCATGACGTCGTCGCTCGCCGCGGCCACGACCCCGCCCAAGCCCCAGGACCTCTCGTACCCGCTCGCTGCGTACTTTATCAGCTCCAGCCACAACACCTACCTCACGGGCAACCAGCTCTCCAGCGATAGCTCTACTAGGCCCTACACTGAGACCCTGCTGCGTGGTGGTCGGTGCATCGAGATCGACGTCTGGGACGGTGATGAGTCGGACGCAGAGGGCACAAGcagccccagcagcagcgacgaggaagcgGGCAAGCCCATCAGGaggatcaagaagaagaagagcacttttagcaagctcaaggccaagctcggaAAGACGACCATCGACGATGACGCAGAGGCCGATCCCGCCTCCGCttccggcgccggcgccgaaTCTCCGGAGCCCGAAGTCGCCGTCGTTGAGCCCCGGGTCCTCCACGGATACACCCTGACCAAGGAGGTCTCGTTCCGCGCCGTTTGTGAGGCCATCCGCGAGAGCGCCTTTGTCGTCAGTGACCTCCCCGTCATCGTCTCGCTCGAGGTTCACTGCACCCCGGCCCAGCAGATGTGCATGGTGCGCATCATGAAGGAGGTCTGGGAGGGCCTCCTCGTCCCGGAGCCCGAGGGCGATCCAGATACGCTACCCAGTCCAGATTCGCTCCGCCGCaagctcatcgtcaaggtcaagtACGCACCGCCCGGCACCGAGGCCCCGCTGGAGGACAGTGAAGACGACGACCGGCCTGCTCCCCCAggggcagcggcggcagcagcaaagaAGGTATCCAAGGTGATCCAGGAGCTGAGCCGCATGGGCTTCTACTCTCGGGGCGTGTCGTTTAAGAGCCTGTCGCAGCCCGAGGCGGGAATGCCTACGCACATCTTCTCGCTgtctgagaagaaggtgatTGACGTGCACGAGAAGCAGGCGTCGGACCTGTTCAACCACAACCGCCACTTCCTCATGAGGACGTACCCTTGGGGTCTACGAATAAAATCATCCAACCTAGACCCAGCCATCTTCTGGCGCAAGGGTATTCAGGTTGTTGCCCTGAACTGGCAAAGGTGGGATGAGGGCATGATGCTCAACGAGGGCATGTTTGCTGGCACAGGAGGTTACGTCTTGAAGCCTCCAG GATACCGACCAAACCGCAGCAagggcgatgacgatgaagacgacgcttctttcaacaccatcacccgCAAGACCCTCCACCTCACCATCACCGTCCTCGCCGCCCAAAACATCCCCCTTCCCCCTGGCGACACATCCGCCCGCGGGTTCGAGCCCTACGTCAAGGTCGAGCTGCACGTCGAGGGTCCCGACGAGTTCCACGGCGGACCCATCCCCAACGACGGCCACGAGCGAGAGGGCGAGTACAAGGCCCGCACGCGGACTCACCGCGGCCAGGCCCCCGACTTTGGCGGCGAACGTCTCGACTTCCCCCCCGTCCCCCACGTCGTGGATGAGCTCTCGTGGGTGCGCTTCACCGTCCGGGATGATGAGATCGGAAAGGACGATCTGGCCGCTTGGGCCTGCGTGAGGCTTGATCGGTTGGGTCAGGGATATCGCTTTGTTCATCTCATGGACTGCGAGGGACGTGTCACTGAAGGAGTCGTTCTTGTCAAGGTTGACAAGAAGCTGGTTTAG